The bacterium BMS3Abin14 genome includes the window CGCCACGGGATCCATTCCGGCCAGTATTCCAACATCGGCGACAAAGGGCGGATCGTTAAAATCGTAGCAATCACAATCCGGACTGATATTAATGAGAAAATTGTAGAAAAGGGATTTTTCCAGCTTGTTTTTCACCGCGCCGAATGCGTATTCGGCCGTTTTTTCCTGGGTTATGGTCGGATCGGTCTTCCAGTTCACCGCTATGGCGCCGTAATTACACGCCACCGTGCACTCACCGCACCCGATACAGACCGCTTCCATGATTTTCGCCGGAGTGCCGTTTTCCCACATGACGGCGTCGGCCGGACACCACTGAAAGCACAGCCCGCAGGAAGTGCATTTCTCCTCTGTAACGAACGGCAGGACATCCGAGTGCATCTCCTGTTTCCCGCTGGGGGCCGCACCCCCCATCCCGAGGCCTTTCAGTGCCCCGCCGAACCCGAACAGCTCATGGGCGGTAAAGTGGGTGAGGTTGATCAGCGCGTCGGCGTAGTACAGGGCCTCGGCTATCTTGACATCCGCAAAGTGCTTTCCGTTGACCTCCTCGCGGACGTAGTCCCTGCCGACGAGCCCATCCCCGATGATCACCGGAGCGCCCACGGTGGCATAGGAAAAACCGTTGGCTATGGCCGTCTCGATATGATCGACAGCGTTGCCACGGCTCCCCTTGTAAAGGGTGTTGGTATCCACGAGAAACGGCTTGCCGCCTGCCTTTTTGATCTCCTCCACGACCACCCGGGCGAACACCGGGGGCAGGAAGGCGGTGTTGCCCGCCTCACCGAAGTGAAGCTTGACCGCCACCTTGTCTCCCTCTTCGATGCGGTCGGCGAAGCCGCTCCTTTTAAACAGCTTGCGGGTCTTGTCCAGGAGGCTGTAGCCCATCCGGGTACGGAGATTGGTGAAGTAAACGGTGGAGGCGGTCATGTCAACCTTTCTTTAATATTCCGGTTCAAGGACAATTCATCTCACGCTCGTTCGTCACGCAAAAAGCGTGACTCACTAAAGGCGCCAAGATGCAGAGAGACCATCTAATTAGGGTTGCTCAGATCAAACGGGGAAAACAACAGATAGGCCCTCTGAGCCGGAAAATCCTCTCCCCAGTTACTTAGAGGAACACCTGGACCGTTGATATCCCCATCCTGTATTACCTGATCCACAGCGGCAAAGGTTGATATCCCCGATCCCCAATAATTGCCTTGGGCGAAAATAGAAATAAAATTGGTGCTTGTACCGGAAACAATCACATCATAGGGGCTGTTGCCGAAGAAACTGTTTCTTCCCCCCTCTGAACAAATATTGAAAGCCGCGCAATTCCCCATTACCGGTAAATCATTGATGCTGCTGAAATTATAATCGATGAGTATGCCGGCATTCTGATTGTTGGTGATAGTATTATGCAGAAAAACAGGGCCGACTTTGCCTACGATATCAACGCCTGCCCCACTGTTGTTTTTAACAATATTGTATCTGAGTTCG containing:
- a CDS encoding ferredoxin, which encodes MTASTVYFTNLRTRMGYSLLDKTRKLFKRSGFADRIEEGDKVAVKLHFGEAGNTAFLPPVFARVVVEEIKKAGGKPFLVDTNTLYKGSRGNAVDHIETAIANGFSYATVGAPVIIGDGLVGRDYVREEVNGKHFADVKIAEALYYADALINLTHFTAHELFGFGGALKGLGMGGAAPSGKQEMHSDVLPFVTEEKCTSCGLCFQWCPADAVMWENGTPAKIMEAVCIGCGECTVACNYGAIAVNWKTDPTITQEKTAEYAFGAVKNKLEKSLFYNFLINISPDCDCYDFNDPPFVADVGILAGMDPVALDQASVDLVNSAPALAGSKLEDLKSSDKVKSLRGIEWRPILAHAETIGLGRREYMLEEVQ